A region of Natribaculum luteum DNA encodes the following proteins:
- a CDS encoding ATP-binding protein, with translation MSTTSTEVGTVGNERETHHIAFVGDPGVGKTTIAALVTARLAERTRVQVTGEATQLVTDRDVTTDGALGVEWTVEDCPSGTKAIGSRAERLDTVFVVATPQTLERVVRYERVASRHDVDWFLLVNRFRESARDRLRTVDGPELAEYFYDDEEISSAIADGRVPVLSDWTVEAILIEAIQPDRQGAERALEALERGEQSIVDVEVEKRGDAAPLIDSFETAGYSAAYFECNCRCHDGHVLARRRLD, from the coding sequence GTGTCGACAACGTCAACGGAGGTCGGAACGGTCGGGAATGAGCGCGAGACGCATCACATCGCGTTCGTCGGCGATCCAGGCGTCGGCAAGACGACGATCGCCGCGCTCGTCACGGCTCGACTCGCCGAGCGAACGCGCGTACAGGTTACCGGTGAGGCAACGCAACTGGTGACCGACCGCGACGTTACCACCGACGGCGCACTCGGTGTCGAGTGGACAGTCGAGGACTGTCCATCGGGTACGAAGGCGATCGGATCCCGTGCCGAACGCCTGGATACGGTGTTCGTCGTTGCAACGCCCCAGACGCTCGAGCGCGTCGTGAGGTACGAGCGGGTCGCCAGCCGACACGACGTCGACTGGTTCCTCCTGGTCAATCGGTTCCGCGAGTCGGCGAGGGATCGACTTCGAACGGTCGACGGACCGGAACTCGCCGAGTACTTCTACGACGACGAGGAGATATCGTCGGCGATCGCCGACGGACGCGTGCCTGTGCTTTCGGACTGGACCGTCGAGGCGATACTCATCGAAGCCATCCAACCCGACCGACAGGGAGCCGAGCGAGCACTCGAGGCACTCGAACGTGGCGAGCAGTCGATCGTCGACGTCGAAGTCGAGAAGCGAGGCGATGCTGCTCCGCTCATCGACTCGTTCGAAACGGCCGGATACAGCGCGGCCTATTTCGAGTGTAACTGCCGATGCCATGACGGACACGTGCTGGCACGCCGACGACTAGACTGA
- a CDS encoding DUF7124 domain-containing protein, with product MTPTTPNFNHLHNRFMTERHVLVGEAPDRPDYLPQHHWEYFALADAARAAGWELEDTETTLRNQLTSWLARVLRGQG from the coding sequence ATGACACCGACCACCCCGAACTTCAACCACCTTCATAACCGGTTCATGACCGAGAGACACGTTCTAGTCGGAGAGGCTCCCGACCGTCCCGATTACCTTCCTCAGCATCACTGGGAGTATTTCGCCCTCGCAGACGCTGCCCGTGCTGCTGGCTGGGAGCTCGAGGACACGGAGACTACGCTACGGAACCAGTTGACCTCCTGGTTGGCACGTGTACTTAGGGGTCAAGGGTAA
- a CDS encoding 30S ribosomal protein S14 has translation MARETPQKDGGTEQPNEARDDDRHVCRMTGREQGLVGKYDIWLCRQSFRELAPKMGFKKYD, from the coding sequence ATGGCACGAGAGACTCCGCAGAAAGACGGTGGAACCGAGCAGCCGAACGAGGCGAGAGACGACGACCGACACGTCTGCCGGATGACGGGCCGCGAACAGGGTCTCGTCGGAAAGTACGACATCTGGCTCTGCCGGCAATCGTTCCGTGAACTGGCTCCGAAGATGGGGTTCAAAAAATATGACTGA
- a CDS encoding NAD(P)/FAD-dependent oxidoreductase: MTPEEARKHESLDVTIVGAGAAGVGLGAVLADLGLDSYAILERDEVGASFQQWPEEMRLITPSFPSTSFGCRDLNAVTTDTSPAFALDREHPTGGEYAEYLQGVVEFHDLPVRTGAEVESVQRHDDGFVLHTSTGIIQSRFVIWAAGQFGQPKDDPFPGASHCVHNSRVESWSAFASECVEDPIVIIGGYESGIDAALALADLGHEVLVVDEEGPWQFRGPDPSEVLSPYTSQRLREALKYDAPIALEDGIRVERVDVEEETFDVIGTYGAWFTTQNRPVLATGFESGLGLVDEYFDFENGQPQLTEQDESTTSPGLFLAGPQVAHNGQQFCFIYKFRQRFAVVADEIATRLDIDRTPLDEYREKSMFLEDLSCCEPDMCDC; encoded by the coding sequence GTGACACCCGAAGAAGCCCGTAAACACGAGTCGCTCGACGTCACAATCGTCGGCGCAGGTGCCGCTGGCGTCGGTTTGGGGGCCGTTCTCGCGGATTTAGGTCTCGACTCCTACGCCATCCTCGAGCGAGACGAAGTCGGGGCGTCGTTCCAACAGTGGCCAGAAGAGATGCGTCTCATCACGCCATCGTTTCCCAGCACCAGCTTCGGCTGCCGGGACCTGAACGCCGTCACTACTGACACCTCACCCGCATTTGCGCTCGACCGTGAACACCCGACAGGTGGAGAGTACGCCGAATATCTCCAAGGAGTCGTCGAGTTTCACGACTTACCCGTCCGGACCGGTGCAGAAGTGGAGTCGGTACAGCGACACGACGACGGGTTCGTACTTCACACGTCTACTGGCATCATCCAGAGCAGGTTCGTCATCTGGGCGGCCGGACAGTTCGGGCAACCGAAGGACGATCCGTTCCCCGGTGCGAGTCACTGCGTCCACAACTCCCGAGTCGAGTCCTGGAGTGCGTTCGCCAGCGAGTGTGTCGAGGACCCCATCGTCATCATCGGCGGGTACGAGAGCGGTATCGACGCGGCACTCGCACTCGCTGACCTGGGTCACGAAGTGCTCGTCGTCGACGAGGAAGGGCCGTGGCAGTTCCGGGGACCAGATCCGAGTGAAGTACTCTCTCCATATACGAGCCAGCGGCTGCGGGAGGCCCTCAAATACGACGCACCGATCGCCCTCGAAGACGGAATCCGAGTTGAGCGCGTCGACGTTGAGGAGGAGACGTTCGACGTAATCGGTACTTACGGAGCGTGGTTTACCACCCAGAATCGGCCAGTTCTTGCGACTGGATTCGAGAGTGGACTCGGTCTCGTCGACGAATACTTCGATTTCGAGAATGGCCAGCCCCAGCTGACCGAACAGGACGAGTCGACCACCAGCCCTGGCCTGTTTCTCGCCGGTCCACAGGTCGCGCACAACGGTCAACAGTTCTGCTTCATCTACAAGTTCAGGCAGCGCTTCGCCGTCGTCGCCGACGAAATCGCCACAAGACTCGATATCGACCGAACTCCCCTCGACGAGTACCGCGAGAAGAGCATGTTCCTCGAGGACTTGTCCTGCTGCGAACCCGATATGTGCGACTGCTAA